DNA from Eucalyptus grandis isolate ANBG69807.140 chromosome 5, ASM1654582v1, whole genome shotgun sequence:
CTTATCACGTAAATAATATAGTATTTTAGTTAAAGGTAAATCACACTAATTTGAAGTATGATCATATTCATTAGCTTATAGATGATAGAACATTGTCACTAAAGAAGATTTTTGGTACAGAAAATCCAACATATACGTCGACAAAGGTTGTCACCACTAATAAACGGAGATTGTGCATTACCTAAGCTGGCTTCAATGATTAGTGATGAGGGGGTTACTACACTAGAACAATTTGGGTTACAAAGATGAGTGAAGACTATgaaagactattgttgttttaaatATTAGCATCCGAGTGGAAGATTGATAGAGTTGTGGAGTctgagaaaagtgaaattaaagcttAGAGTTTTTACTACTAGTGGCATATATGAATTTCCATCATAACTATGTATGCCCTAAACTCTTACTATATAGTGAGGTAATATCTTTTGTAGTTATAACCTTGAAGTTAGTAATTTTGATTCCAATACTGATAGTAAAAAGATTGCTTAGTGCGACACCATagtttttccctttcaaattttgaatgggtttttaacataaaaaatttgtGTCTTCTTCCCTACTTTTTCTCTTCAATGATTAGTGTTCCCAACAAGTGGTGTAGAAGCACACAAGAAAGTTATGACTTAATTTGGAAGCAAATAAGTCTTGATAATGAAGGTAGCTAATGAGGATGAAAATGTATAGATTCTTTCCTTTCAAAGCATAATGGCTAGAGGGTGtgtttatgaaaagaaaagaacgcTTTGATGAAGAAGCCTATCAAGGAAGGAGTAGTGAAAGTGTAGAAAAAAGTATGAAATTCTGCTTAATATGCTAAGAGAATAAGAGTAAGGCCAAATTAAGAGCAAGTCACGAGACATGTCGGGTGTAACTTTATAAGGCTTTATTGATGTAGATTTTGGTGGTGACATGGATAGTAGGAAGAGCACCATGGGTTATGTTTTACCTTAGGTTGCACTATAGTTATTTGAATGTCTAGACTTCAAAACTGTGAAGTAGAGTATGTTGCTATGTTTGAAGTTGGCAAAGagatgatttgattgaatttttttctaaaggaGATATGCAAGAAGCAAGATAGTAGTGTTCTTTTCAGTTACAATCAAAGTGCTAATTGTCTTGTAGAGAATCCAGTATTTCAGTCAAGGGCAAAGCACATTGAGTTGAAGTATCATCATATTTGTCAACTGATAAATGACGGGACATTGTCATTGGAGAAGATACTTGTTACAAAATATCCAATAGATATGTTAACAACACCACTAAGAAGCCTATGCACTACCTTAGTGGGCTTCCGTGGTTGGTGATGAGGAGGCCGTCACACTAGGATAATTTAGATTACAAGACAAGTGAAGACAATGAAAGATTATTGATGTTTGAATATTAGtgtccaagtgggagattgATGGAGTTGTGGAGTTTGAGAAAAGTAATATCAAACCTCAAAGCTTTTATTGCTATGGCATACATATAATTTCCATCATAACTATGTATACCCTAGACTCCTACTATATAATGGGGCAATATCTTTTGTAGTTGTAACTctaaatttagtaattttaatGCTAATActaataaagaataaattgcctAGTGCAGCACCgtgttttttccctttctaattTTGAAAGGGTTTTTCacctaaaaaatttcatgtgtcttctactttattttttctcttcaacaATTCGCTTTCCTAGCAAGTGCGGCAAAAGCCCACAAGAAAGCTTAGACACAATTTAGCAGCAAGTAAGTCTTGACAATGAAGGTAGCTAATGAGGATGAGAAAGTCCAGATTCTTTCCTTTCAAAGCACAATGGCTAGAGGGCAAGTCTAtttatgagaagaaaaaaatgcttTGATGAAGAAGTCTACTGAGGAAGAAATAGTGAAAGTGCATATAAATGATGAAATTATGCTTAGTATGTAGGGAAAAAGGACTAAAACCAAATTAAGAACAAGCTGCTAGACATGTCTGGTGTAACTTTACAATGCTTTGTTGATATAGATCTTGGTGGTGACTTGGACAATATGAAGAGCACCTCAGATTATGTTTTTATCTTAGGTGGTACTGCAACCATTTGGATGTCTAGACTTCAGAATTGTGTGCCTCTCTCAACCATTGAAGTAGAGTATGTTGCTCTATTTAAAGCTGGCAAGGAGATGATTTGGttgaaaaaatttctaaatgagATATCAAGAACCAGGATAACGGCGTTCTTTTTAGTGACCATCATGGTGCCATTTGTCTTGCAAAAAAATCTAGTATTTCAGTCAAGAGTGAAGCACATTGACTTGAAGTATCAAATGATGGGACATTGTCATTGAAGAAgatttttttaagcaaaaaattcaacaaatatGTTAACAAAGGTTGTTACCATAGAAAAACTGATGGTGTGCATTGGCTCAGTTGGCTTCCATAATTAGTGATGAGAGGGTTGCTGCACTAAGACAATTTGGGTTACAAAGACTacttaagttttaaaattcaggATCCAAGTGAGAGATTGATGGAGTTGTGgagtttgcaaaaaaaaaaatcatattaaagCTCAAAGCTTTTACTATTAATAGCATACTTATAATTTATATCATAATTATGTATGCCTTAAACTCCCGCAATATATTAGAGCAATATTTTTTATAGCTATAACTCGAAATTAGTAATTATGATACTAAAACTTAATAATAAAAGGATTGCCTAGTGCTACATTGtggttttgcctttttttttttcttttaatactTTGAAAgggttttccacataaaaaaaattatgtgttccttttttctgttttttttttcttcaacgaTTCGCGTTCCTAACAAGTGGAGCAGAAAGCCCACGAGAAAGCTTAAACTCAATTTGGAAGCAAAAAAGTTAGGATAATGAAGACAGCTAATGAGGATGAAAAAGTTAGATTCTTTCCTTTCAAATCAATGGTTAGAGAAGAGTTTGTTCAGAAGAAATGAATCTCTGATAAAGAAGTCTGCTAAGGACGGAATAGTGAAAGTGCAAAGAAATGATGAAATCTTGCTTGATATGCTAGGAGAATAGGACTAAATCTTAGTTAAGATCAAGCTACAAGACATGCCAGGTACTTCACTTTATTTCTTATTGTTACGCTCTATTTTCATTCTGTCTTAACCCAAGTCTGTGTTGTCCATTTAGTAATTCATGTCTTTtgcttttaaatttattaaatttatttggttgTCATGCTAGAACAGAATTATAAGACCTTTTTATATCCATGACCATTCCTGAGCGTTAAGTGTGAGCTCACCTTGTCATGTACTTAGTCTCATTTGGTTCAATGCAATCTGTTTCTTCAAGAAATAGGATTCCGATCCCACAATTTTCATGTGTTAAGAAAAATCTGAGTTCGGATTTGGATTCTTCGTGAAATATATTTACCCATAAAATGTAAACTCAGATTATCTAGCTTAAGTTAGGATTAGGATATCATTCCACTTTTTATAAGCATAACACTGAAAAGTTCAATTCCACCACCAACCACTGGCCCAGTGCCCGCCGCCCCacccccccgccgccgccattGGTCTCTAGCCTCCGCCAACAGTTGCCTGCAGAGGCCATTGGTAACTCTACTCCGCCATCGGTCACCAGCGGTGGTCACTTACTACTGGACTCTGCCTCAAGCCACGAGGCTTTGTGTAGGTGGCCAGACTTTGCCATTGGTATTGAGATGCCGATCGTAGAATTTGCCTTCGGCTGCCGGATGCATTTGCCGTTAATGACAAGCATTCTTTCCTTGTGACCAAAATTTTTAAGATCTgaacaattgaaaaggaaagaacgtTGGAATCCAATTGAGAGTTCCCTGTCGCGGAACCAAAGGAGACTTTTTTTAGTGGATTTGGGATTATGATACAAAAATACATGGCATTTCTCCTATTTAGTCCTGAGGTTACCTAAAAATGAAGCTATTAACTTTGAAatgtttgcctttttttttatacactCTTTATGATTTATGAACTGTATATACTTTTTATATTCATGTGTCTCATTTCATCTAGTAATTTAAGTAATTAGATTAGactttctaaaataaaattagaactAGGTTGTGCCCTAATTTATTTCACGTGTACATTCCTCACTCGTCATATTACACATGCCATTTCTAATTTGACTTGCATTTGAGACGGATTGTTGAAGTATTCCATGTCGCTTGTCTACAATAttcatatgtttatatatatatatatatatatatatatatatatatatatatatataaatttccaTCCACTTATATATTAATTGAAGTTTTCAGCTTCTCCTTTCCAACATGAATAAAGATCCCTCAAAGAGAAAGTCATATAAAGCATGAAAGCGTAGCACTAAAATTAAGGCTAGGCCTTCTTTGTATGTGTAAGTCCCTATTAGTACTTTATGTAAAGCTTATAAGGGCTTGTCCTCATGGACTTGTGGTTCACgtgtcttttttgttttccgTCGAACTCGTGATCGCGAAGAGAATGCCTACGCCTTATTTATAGATTTTTAAAATCAGATGGCCTCAACTCAGAAagataataagaagaaaatcaaaattgtagAGGATTTCTCTCTTAAAGAAATTAGTTTATGAatcatttatataattaatataaataaacaCGTCCTTCGTAATTCAACAATGTGATTATTATATATGGGgccaaaatctatttttgaattttcaaattccaCAGAATTGGCATTGTTTCGTGACGCAAGATATAAGTCTTCCGTTCTTACCATTACTCTCCACTTGGATTTTCCGGATGATGCACGTTCGCTTCAGGCAGCGATTCGTGAAAACCAAACGAAGGCTCGAAAATTTTTAAGTATAAATAGCGGAGTGCCTCCTTTTCCAACCCATTTTCTCAAAAGGTCTCGATTTCTTCGCTCTCTCTTCCACTTTGCACGCccaaaatacaaaatttctcgTCGTCGACGAACATGAGGGACTTGCAAAGACTTGAAGTGGGAGGAGGGAGCAAAAACCTCTCTGAGGCCACCGCGGTCATGAAGAATCTGCGCACTCCGAAGGCAAATCTGGCTAAGATCGAAGTTCTCGCGTGCGTCACAGCCTTTTTACTAATGTTGATCACCATCTTCGGCTCGTCTAGGCGTCGACACAACAGCCAGGGGCTCAGGATCCTGTTATGGGCAATATACACCCTCTCGAGCTACCTCATCGTATACACGCTTGGTCTCATGACCGAAGCGTCGTTCCGAAATACGCTGCTACCAATTTGGGCCATTTTCTTGATGATCTTCTTTGGGAGCTCGGACTCCTACTCCGTCCACAGTCTTGAGGACTGCGAGCGGTGGAAGAACTATGTTTGGCAATATGTGATCAAGATCACTGGGGTATCGTTTCTGTTGGTCATGTCAGGGATCACGTTGCCGATGTTTTCGTTCTTAATTCTATGCTTAATTGTGCCACTGAAGGTCATTCGTAGAGCAGCATCTCTCAAGATTGCGAGCGGGTATGGCCGACAGATGAACACCAAATCTATTGCCGACTACATGATTTCTGAGCACCAGTCGTCGGAGGACGATCTTGACCCCAGCCAGATGAGAGGATATAATTATGTTGTCAAAGTAGAAAAGACATGTCCAACATCAGTACAGAagtggaaagaaagagaagctgcacCGCGATGGGAAGCGCAGAACTACCGCAAGCCATTGGAGATCACTGACAGAGTCGTCACCGTCGAGAAGGTGTGGAAATGCCAAGGATGGCTTTTGAGATCGGGTGGTGGGGACAAAGACAGCAAGCTCAAGGATATTTGCCTCTCGTTTTCGCTCTATAAGCTTCTTCGCTTAAAATTTAGCGACTATTCATTGCCCAAACGAGCTCACGAAAAGGCGTGGAAGTTGATTCAGTACTTGTATGCCGAAGGAAATGGCTACGAGCGAGTATTTAGGGTCGTTGAGCTAGAGCTTTCCTTTCTTTACGATTCTTTCTACACCAAGTACCTGACCATCTTCCAGACGTTAGCCTGGAGAACAAGGGTTATAGAGCTCTTGCTTTTGGTCATTGGTGTTCCGGTGACGATCGGACTTTGTTTCCCGTGGTATGACTCAAATAGACCTCAAGATGAAGTTCAACTAGCTACTACAGGCGGGTTGAGCATCGACTTTCTTGTGACGGTACTAATTCTATTAACATTTGTATGCGTGGAGCTTGTGCAGTGTTGCTTCATGGTCGTCTCGGACTGGACAAAAGTAGCATTGCTATGCAAGTACGTGCGAACAAACTCGTGGCAAGAGAGCAAACTGATGGAGAAGTTGATAGGATTAATATGCTGGACGCCTATACCGATGCCTTGGGAAAGGAAACTTCACCAATACTCGCTTCTCGAGTCGTATGATTACACCCCTTCGAGGTGGCTGTATAATATCTTCACAGAATTATTTATGGATCCTATTAGGGACGGCCAAACACAAAGCAAGCCCGCCAATTTGTCCTCGGACGTGAAAAAGGCCGTTTTCCGTTCTTTAATGTCGAATCGCGAGGCACTGCAGAATGGAGAAGCTTCTTTGATACGAAACGAAGTGGAGCCCAAGTTCTCGTGGGCATGTAGGCTCGGGACAAAAACTCAAGTgatatttgtgtggcatatCGCCACAAGAATTTTCGAGCACACGGTGCCAATTTCAGATCCGAATTCAAAGTCGAACTTTCTCGTGGCGACCAATTTATCCAAATATCTAGCTTACTTGGTAGCATTCTATCCGAAGTTATTACCTGATCACTCTTATGAttcagaatttgtttttgacGAAATCATTATCGAAGCAAGATACTTGCTCAAAGGCTGCAAGACAATAGAAGAAAGAATCCAAAGATTGAACAAGAGAAGTAACAAAATGAATGATACCAATAAAGTGATGATCCAGGGCGTGCGGTTAGGGCAGCAATTGCTGGATGTAGAAAATGAACCGAACTTTATTTGGAAGGTATTGGCCGAGTTTTGGGCGGAACTTATGGTGTATGTGGCTCCATCGGACAATGCAATGGCACACGCAAGGCACTTGGCGATGGGTGGAGAGTTTGTGACTCACTTGTGGGCTTTGGTCTCTCATGCAGGCATTGAGCGAGCTGATGAGCAAGAGTCTCCTGTTGAGCAACCTACTCTCAACAGAAGTTGAAGCTGGCCCAATTGATTTCGATTTCGCATGTGGACGGGACCTTCAGTGTGTCTCCTTTGGGATTAGTCAAGACAAAAGTTCAGATAGTAGGTACAATTCTAAAAATAAGAGGTCCATGCTTTGTGCAATCAAGATAGGATGGGTCACTACACAAGTTCCATCGATTGAAACTTTTTGTCTATCTATCCTGCTCGTtcgatcttttacttcttcagcTATATCTTTTTGTAAGGATCTGTCCGAATACTTGGTGTTTTAAAGCTCTCTCTTTGGAAAGTTATTTCTCTAAGTAAATTGCAATCGGTATGCACACTTTTGACAGAACATGTCCGCAACGACATCTTGGCaaactttttccaaaattttcaaatttccacCTGTTGAATTAACTCTATTTAGACCAAAATGATTGATGGGCTGGGGGAAGGATGAGCGAAACAAAATCGGTGCATGCGGTCGGAGATGtctggtttctctctctctctagtttctCTCTCAACAACGACCTCAGATTCTCAcataaaaggaaatttttacTCTGCACCAAGGGAGAAGACATTGAACGCGTCACAGAGGACCATTTCCGAAAAAAATGGCACGGAGAGCATACTGAGAGCATTCGAGAGTAGAGAGACACTCACAAAACCGATCTGCAGCTTTTTCCGGTGGCCCTATCGTCACTGCAGCCTCGGATACGAAAGAGCACTGAAGGTGCTCTGTTCTCTCCCCTGCTTCACGGCGGAGGATCATGAACTGATTAAACCTCGCTCAGGAATACTTCACTGGCCTTCATTTCTTTCATCGACGTCCTTAAGAAGCTTCAATCGTTGACTCAAGTGCACGTCACAGCTTTAGCGCCCCTGATAAACCAGGTAATCTTCTTGCTCTTTTATGCCCTGTTTTGATGAGAATAAGGAGCGAGATGTCATGTTTTAGGTTAGTATAGGATCTGCTCCATTCGAGTTTGTGTAAGTGATTGCATCCATTATGCACTGTTTTCATATGAATTTCGTCTCTAATCTGCGTTCATTAATGCCTAGTTCTATCCCTCCGTGGATACACAAATTGTTTCTTGAAATGTCTTTGACAAATGGTTATGaaatatttcatgattttgtcCAATCTATTTTGTAAAAACGCTagtttttcattcaaaaattgGATCTTAACCTAAAATAGTCtattttcctctatttattCCACTATGTCATGCTTTACTACTTGTTATGAGAGTTGACCCATCAACTTTTTTGACAACGGCTACTACTTTTAAGAAGAAAATCAGCACTGCTTGCCAACAAATGCATCTTGCCCACACTGATAAGAAATTATTCATTTCGGCAGCTGTAAAGAGCATAAATCAGAAACACATGTATACTTAAGACAGCGAAAACAACTAATGGAGAGCCACCACTTTCAAAACGAACAATTCAAAATAAAGTTCATGTAACAGAAATCCATGTCCCATTGCTGTCTTAAACTTCTACTACCACACAAACCTGATAATTTTGCTTGGTATTCCTCCTGATTCTGCGGCAATATGATTTCTTACCAAGAATTTAGTCGCCACCATTATCAAAGAAAAGCTCTATcttcctacc
Protein-coding regions in this window:
- the LOC104428354 gene encoding uncharacterized protein LOC104428354 translates to MRDLQRLEVGGGSKNLSEATAVMKNLRTPKANLAKIEVLACVTAFLLMLITIFGSSRRRHNSQGLRILLWAIYTLSSYLIVYTLGLMTEASFRNTLLPIWAIFLMIFFGSSDSYSVHSLEDCERWKNYVWQYVIKITGVSFLLVMSGITLPMFSFLILCLIVPLKVIRRAASLKIASGYGRQMNTKSIADYMISEHQSSEDDLDPSQMRGYNYVVKVEKTCPTSVQKWKEREAAPRWEAQNYRKPLEITDRVVTVEKVWKCQGWLLRSGGGDKDSKLKDICLSFSLYKLLRLKFSDYSLPKRAHEKAWKLIQYLYAEGNGYERVFRVVELELSFLYDSFYTKYLTIFQTLAWRTRVIELLLLVIGVPVTIGLCFPWYDSNRPQDEVQLATTGGLSIDFLVTVLILLTFVCVELVQCCFMVVSDWTKVALLCKYVRTNSWQESKLMEKLIGLICWTPIPMPWERKLHQYSLLESYDYTPSRWLYNIFTELFMDPIRDGQTQSKPANLSSDVKKAVFRSLMSNREALQNGEASLIRNEVEPKFSWACRLGTKTQVIFVWHIATRIFEHTVPISDPNSKSNFLVATNLSKYLAYLVAFYPKLLPDHSYDSEFVFDEIIIEARYLLKGCKTIEERIQRLNKRSNKMNDTNKVMIQGVRLGQQLLDVENEPNFIWKVLAEFWAELMVYVAPSDNAMAHARHLAMGGEFVTHLWALVSHAGIERADEQESPVEQPTLNRS